One Cupriavidus oxalaticus genomic region harbors:
- a CDS encoding IS4 family transposase — protein MGNESGAWVDEEFETLDLGDPRRDRRAKALLKRFAAMPTASIPSACDGWGETMAAYRFLGNEEIEWRDLMQPHWERTAERMGQFPVVLCIADTTELDFNGQEMEGAGPLSYEAQRGIYLHPTYAVTPDREPLGVVDAWMWARELRDANGERGGIKESVRWIESYERVAEQAGTLPETRLVYVTDREGDIAALMQRAEELGHPADWLIRSQHNRSLGAEGKLWEAVEASEALGEITFILPGRAGQKAREVKQELRAQRVRLPGKNGLALTCLVAQECGAPAGVKPVVWRLLTNREAQDLDAVIELIDWYRARWEIELFFHVLKNACKVEALQLSQMDRVERALVLYMVISWRIARLMRLGRTCPDLDASLFFDADEIRGTYLLSKKPRPQTPPTLNQMIRLIASLGGFLGRRGDGEPGVKTIWLGLQQVMVAAQTLQALRAEQL, from the coding sequence ATGGGCAACGAGTCGGGGGCATGGGTGGACGAGGAATTTGAAACGCTGGATCTGGGCGATCCGAGACGGGATCGGCGAGCGAAGGCGCTGCTCAAGCGGTTTGCAGCCATGCCAACGGCAAGCATTCCGAGCGCCTGCGACGGCTGGGGCGAGACCATGGCGGCTTACCGCTTTCTCGGCAACGAAGAGATCGAATGGCGAGACCTGATGCAGCCGCATTGGGAGCGTACGGCTGAGCGCATGGGGCAATTTCCGGTGGTGCTGTGTATTGCCGATACGACCGAACTGGACTTCAACGGTCAGGAGATGGAAGGCGCGGGACCGTTGAGCTACGAAGCGCAGCGAGGGATCTATCTGCATCCGACCTACGCGGTGACGCCGGATCGGGAGCCATTGGGGGTTGTGGACGCCTGGATGTGGGCACGCGAGCTGCGGGATGCGAACGGAGAGCGCGGCGGCATCAAGGAGAGCGTGCGGTGGATTGAAAGCTATGAACGCGTGGCTGAGCAGGCGGGCACGCTGCCAGAGACCCGCCTGGTCTACGTAACGGATCGTGAAGGCGACATCGCTGCGCTGATGCAGCGAGCCGAGGAGTTGGGTCATCCTGCAGACTGGTTGATTCGTTCGCAACACAACCGCAGCCTTGGGGCCGAGGGCAAGCTGTGGGAGGCGGTGGAAGCAAGTGAAGCGCTCGGGGAGATTACCTTCATCCTGCCCGGACGTGCCGGCCAGAAGGCACGTGAAGTCAAACAGGAGTTGCGCGCCCAGCGCGTGAGGTTGCCGGGCAAGAACGGTCTGGCGCTCACTTGCCTGGTGGCCCAGGAATGCGGCGCCCCGGCCGGCGTGAAGCCGGTGGTGTGGCGCTTGCTGACTAACCGAGAAGCGCAAGACTTGGATGCGGTGATTGAGCTCATCGACTGGTATCGGGCCAGATGGGAGATCGAGCTGTTCTTCCATGTGTTGAAGAACGCCTGCAAGGTGGAGGCCTTGCAGCTATCGCAGATGGATCGCGTCGAACGGGCGCTGGTGCTGTACATGGTGATCTCATGGCGCATTGCGCGGCTGATGCGCCTGGGCAGGACGTGTCCTGATCTTGATGCGTCGCTGTTCTTCGACGCCGATGAGATACGAGGGACCTATCTGCTGTCGAAGAAGCCGCGGCCCCAGACGCCACCTACGCTCAATCAAATGATTCGCCTGATTGCATCGCTCGGTGGTTTCCTGGGCCGCAGGGGCGATGGTGAACCAGGCGTCAAAACCATCTGGCTTGGCTTGCAGCAGGTCATGGTCGCCGCTCAAACTTTGCAGGCTTTACGCGCCGAACAGCTGTGA
- a CDS encoding transcriptional regulator, whose amino-acid sequence MERWQSHQKIARIMSAARAQVFKTAVGEQDWKHYFDHHLYAPHGAEFKLSLFPLPARLVNQTAWSKAFRGQPELLPRQRYLDLCRGGRRFAFIDAIRRRWKPKVVICLGERHTDDFVQAFDLANARATDHVLQPADQPKSLRVLERDGTTWLICPALAGPAGLMSDVLLDAMGQYLTRWLRPDDFRGHSADAEEPIARRPCVMASVDR is encoded by the coding sequence ATGGAGCGCTGGCAATCGCACCAGAAGATTGCCCGGATCATGTCGGCGGCGCGCGCGCAAGTCTTCAAGACGGCCGTCGGCGAGCAGGACTGGAAGCATTACTTCGACCACCATCTGTACGCGCCGCACGGCGCGGAGTTCAAGCTCAGCCTGTTCCCGCTGCCTGCGCGACTGGTCAACCAGACAGCGTGGTCGAAGGCGTTCCGCGGCCAGCCGGAACTCTTGCCCAGGCAGCGTTACCTCGATCTTTGCCGCGGTGGCCGGCGCTTCGCCTTCATCGATGCGATTCGCCGGCGCTGGAAGCCGAAGGTGGTGATATGCCTGGGCGAACGGCACACCGACGACTTCGTGCAGGCGTTCGACCTCGCGAATGCGCGCGCCACCGACCACGTCCTGCAGCCAGCCGATCAGCCCAAGAGCTTGCGGGTGCTGGAGCGGGACGGCACCACGTGGCTCATCTGTCCGGCTCTGGCCGGCCCGGCGGGCCTGATGTCTGACGTGTTGCTTGACGCGATGGGGCAGTACCTCACGCGCTGGCTGCGGCCGGACGATTTTCGCGGGCATTCCGCTGATGCAGAAGAACCGATAGCGAGGCGGCCATGCGTCATGGCGAGCGTGGATCGTTGA